Proteins encoded within one genomic window of Pseudorasbora parva isolate DD20220531a chromosome 3, ASM2467924v1, whole genome shotgun sequence:
- the hspb11 gene encoding intraflagellar transport protein 25 homolog has protein sequence MLLSNSDCLRVKTPASDIYDCKYLKFTMLDAALSSYGAQVVLASSSDENHPPENIIDGKTETFWISTGMFPQEFIIRFPDNMKIFTVSIHSYNIKRLIIERGISEDADKFEAVADTELEHTESSLQANDISVNVSNTTHLRFLILSGYDHFVSVHKVSVQS, from the exons ATGTTGCTTAGCAACTCGGATTGCCTCAGAGTAAAAACGCCTGCCTCTGACATATATGACTGTAAATATctaaagttcacaatgctggaTGCTGCTTTAAGTTCATACGGAGCACAGGTTGTACTGGCTTCATCAAGCGATGAGAATCATCCACCGGAGAACATAATCGACGG AAAAACGGAGACGTTCTGGATTTCAACTGGCATGTTTCCACAAGAGTTTATCATCCGCTTTCCAGATAACATGAAGATTTTCACTGTCTCCATTCACAGTTACAACA TTAAAAGGTTGATAATAGAAAGGGGCATATCAGAAGATGCTGATAAATTTGAAGCGGTTGCAGACACAG AGTTGGAACACACAGAGAGCAGTTTACAGGCTAATGATATTTCT GTAAATGTATCAAATACAACACATTTGCGGTTCCTCATATTGTCAGGATATGATCATTTTGTCTCTGTACACAAAGTTAGTGTACAATCATGA